The following proteins are co-located in the Gloeocapsa sp. PCC 7428 genome:
- a CDS encoding ABC transporter substrate-binding protein has protein sequence MKFLRRFTYWICLGIVAFALVTSCHTSNRTATPASSAENCRVVQHTAGETCVPLNPQRIVALDILSLSNIVALGIKPIAAEIWSPVEGKVGFPAHLANKLKGISLYSYSANQPNLEKVLQLKPDFIILPSDPSFQAVYQQLSQIAPTVIVPWAEISRDWKQHLIETAKVFDKTEVATQLLDGYYQRVEEIKQSLRVLQKSSQQQPFYVSFAYVSNGLTLAAKNSFSGIILNDLGLLSPKSSEGLALPVSEESLPEIDSDVLFIGAYQQSDRSTLDRLQRKPLWSKIKAVQQNQVYTVDFQTWYGFDFLSAHAVLDDIEKYLVNAPQNRIQ, from the coding sequence ATGAAGTTTCTACGCCGCTTTACCTATTGGATATGTCTAGGAATTGTGGCATTTGCACTTGTTACTAGCTGCCATACCAGCAATCGAACCGCCACTCCAGCATCTTCAGCAGAAAATTGCCGAGTTGTACAGCATACTGCGGGCGAAACCTGCGTTCCACTCAATCCGCAACGAATTGTCGCTTTAGATATTCTGAGTTTAAGTAACATTGTTGCTTTGGGAATCAAACCAATTGCAGCAGAAATCTGGTCGCCTGTGGAAGGCAAAGTAGGTTTTCCTGCACACTTGGCAAATAAACTCAAAGGAATTTCTTTATACAGCTATTCTGCTAACCAGCCTAATTTAGAGAAAGTTTTGCAACTTAAGCCTGATTTCATCATTCTGCCTTCAGACCCGTCATTTCAAGCCGTGTATCAGCAATTGTCGCAGATTGCTCCTACTGTGATAGTTCCCTGGGCAGAAATTTCACGCGATTGGAAACAACACTTGATAGAAACCGCGAAGGTTTTTGATAAGACAGAGGTCGCTACTCAACTTTTAGATGGCTATTACCAAAGAGTAGAAGAAATCAAGCAAAGCTTAAGAGTTTTACAGAAAAGTTCGCAGCAACAACCGTTTTATGTATCGTTCGCCTATGTTAGCAATGGATTAACTCTTGCTGCTAAAAACTCCTTTTCTGGCATAATCTTGAATGATCTTGGTTTACTATCTCCTAAATCATCTGAGGGTTTAGCCTTACCAGTTTCTGAAGAAAGTTTACCCGAAATCGATAGCGATGTCCTTTTTATTGGAGCTTATCAACAAAGCGATCGCTCGACTCTAGATCGCCTTCAGCGCAAGCCCTTATGGTCTAAAATCAAGGCTGTTCAGCAAAACCAAGTTTATACTGTCGATTTCCAAACTTGGTATGGCTTCGATTTTCTTTCGGCTCATGCGGTATTAGATGACATTGAGAAGTATCTAGTCAATGCACCTCAAAATCGCATTCAGTAG
- a CDS encoding AraC family transcriptional regulator — MRSQARTLDNCLITLNLKPLLELSCKQYYNLLVNANRCHLLVNILSAEEYWQVREESIKTNGKLLLNYDGFDEIEQCENQFSTDLVHRLELRPGLDMTIGKHIHHADLNYVSPHDEVPYPLISKFHISGTYRTITPGIKEISDDYIEQIGKSYLFYLPNLHEIHQVLAEEDLLIVSIYIGIDVFKTFSQGFESLPTPLQALINKKSPPRFHYPVGEITPAMFRVLQQILNPPFQGMMKRMYLESRVLELLALQLNQFLHHERAIKAVANLRAIDIEKAYHARDILIRRAENPPSLMELAQSVGVGDRKLRYCFREVFGTTVFGYLHDYRMEQAKVMLGGTKMQVAEVANAVGYSHLGYFAKAFKAKFGISPKEFQFGKKPLK; from the coding sequence ATGCGATCGCAGGCACGTACCTTAGATAACTGCCTCATCACGCTCAACTTAAAGCCACTACTTGAATTATCTTGTAAGCAATACTACAATCTTCTTGTTAATGCAAATAGGTGTCATTTATTAGTGAATATCTTATCAGCAGAAGAATATTGGCAAGTGCGTGAAGAAAGTATTAAAACAAATGGCAAGCTGTTGTTAAATTATGATGGTTTTGATGAAATCGAGCAATGCGAAAATCAATTCTCTACAGACTTAGTTCATCGTCTTGAACTACGCCCAGGTCTAGATATGACAATAGGAAAACATATACATCATGCTGACTTAAATTATGTGAGTCCTCATGACGAGGTACCCTATCCTTTGATCTCTAAATTTCATATTTCTGGAACTTATCGAACAATCACCCCAGGAATTAAAGAAATTTCTGATGATTATATTGAGCAAATAGGAAAAAGTTACTTATTTTATTTACCAAATTTACACGAAATTCATCAAGTTTTAGCTGAAGAAGATTTACTCATCGTATCTATTTATATCGGTATTGATGTGTTCAAAACATTCAGCCAAGGTTTTGAATCTTTACCAACTCCATTACAAGCATTAATTAATAAAAAATCGCCACCCAGGTTTCATTATCCTGTAGGGGAAATCACGCCAGCGATGTTTAGGGTGTTGCAGCAAATTCTTAATCCGCCGTTTCAGGGAATGATGAAGCGGATGTATCTAGAAAGTAGAGTTTTGGAGTTGTTAGCGCTGCAATTAAATCAGTTTTTGCATCACGAACGAGCCATTAAAGCAGTTGCAAATTTAAGAGCGATAGATATTGAAAAAGCTTATCATGCCAGAGATATTTTAATTCGTCGTGCTGAAAATCCACCATCGCTTATGGAGTTAGCACAATCGGTTGGTGTGGGTGATCGCAAACTGCGTTACTGTTTTCGCGAAGTGTTTGGAACTACCGTATTTGGCTATTTACACGATTATCGCATGGAACAAGCAAAAGTGATGTTGGGTGGAACCAAGATGCAAGTTGCAGAAGTCGCGAATGCGGTTGGATATTCACACCTCGGTTATTTTGCGAAAGCTTTTAAGGCAAAATTTGGCATTTCGCCGAAAGAATTTCAATTTGGGAAAAAGCCGCTTAAGTGA
- a CDS encoding TonB-dependent siderophore receptor, which translates to MQKFRVAFGRLNWQLWIVALVLIAPSPVRADTQIPQLSEIKLPANSAQLLVQTPTISANVVLISGVRANPTDTGVEVILETTQGEQLQVINRSGGNNYIADISNAQLRLPNNDAFAFRSENPTAGITEITVTNLDANTVRVTVTGEAALPTVELFDSDEGLVFGIVTAASAAQQPQTPAEDDELIEILVTGEQDGYRVPNTATVTRTDTPLRDIPQSIQIIPQEVLRDQNADIVRALLNAPSVRNSAPANFDTLRIQVRGFFTSPTLNGFKDSLSSNVGPELTGIERIEVLQGPNAILFGSSSPGGTVNFATKQPLRDPFYFVEATAGSFNFYRGEVDLSGPLDDAGRVLYRLNASYRDQEFFLDLSRTQNFVIAPSVSIALGENTNLTIEGIYKDLDLERTTFGLPAVGTVLPNPNGRIPNNRNVNEGILYAEGSRVGYTLEHNFSEDWSLRNAFQYSRYYSTYTDPNGGTFPIGLLPDNRTLERVYLNEAYDQRDYRLSTNVIGRFATGAIQHQLLFGIDLGRQTGDSSGLEREIAPLDLFNPIYGQLPGAIIPGSEYDTYSTTDELGILLQDQVAIADNLKLLVSGRFDLFSQTNENIIANTETSQSGSAFSPRVGIVYQPTLPISLYANYSRSFQPAIGRAFDNSTFEPTRGTQFEVGVKADLNDRLSTTLALYDITQSNVLTEDPDNLGFSVQTGEQRSQGIELSLAGEILPGWNVFASYAYNDARVTEDNVIPVGNRIQRTTPHAASLWTTYEIQQGELQGLGFGLGLFFVGDRAGDAANTFELPSYLTTDAAIFYERNGLRAALNFKNLFNVDYFEGAFNRNRVFPGTPFTVEGTVSWTF; encoded by the coding sequence ATGCAAAAATTTCGAGTGGCTTTTGGGCGGTTAAATTGGCAATTATGGATTGTAGCTTTGGTGTTGATTGCACCTTCGCCAGTGCGGGCGGATACACAGATACCTCAACTAAGCGAAATCAAACTTCCCGCCAATAGCGCTCAACTACTGGTACAAACACCAACCATCTCTGCAAATGTTGTCCTGATTTCGGGAGTCCGCGCAAATCCTACTGATACTGGTGTAGAAGTTATTTTAGAGACGACTCAAGGAGAACAACTGCAAGTCATAAATCGCAGTGGTGGCAATAACTACATTGCGGATATCTCAAATGCACAACTGCGTTTACCTAATAACGATGCTTTTGCATTTCGTTCCGAAAACCCAACTGCGGGTATTACTGAAATAACAGTTACGAATCTTGATGCAAATACGGTGCGAGTCACCGTCACAGGCGAAGCAGCGTTACCGACGGTTGAGTTATTTGATAGCGATGAAGGCTTAGTTTTTGGGATTGTCACGGCTGCATCTGCTGCACAACAGCCGCAAACACCCGCTGAAGATGATGAATTAATTGAAATTTTAGTGACAGGTGAGCAAGATGGCTATCGAGTACCGAATACTGCAACCGTAACGCGAACCGATACACCTTTACGCGACATTCCGCAATCGATTCAGATTATTCCGCAAGAAGTGCTGCGCGATCAAAATGCGGATATTGTGCGTGCGCTGCTGAATGCACCTAGTGTCCGCAACTCTGCGCCAGCTAACTTTGATACATTACGAATACAAGTTCGGGGATTTTTTACCTCACCAACATTGAATGGTTTCAAAGACTCGTTATCTTCCAACGTTGGACCTGAACTGACGGGAATTGAAAGAATTGAAGTCCTCCAAGGTCCAAACGCTATTTTATTTGGTTCATCATCTCCAGGCGGGACGGTTAATTTTGCCACAAAGCAGCCGCTGCGCGATCCTTTTTACTTCGTTGAAGCAACTGCGGGTAGTTTTAACTTTTACCGTGGTGAAGTGGATCTATCTGGACCATTAGACGATGCTGGGAGAGTGTTGTATCGACTCAATGCATCTTACCGCGACCAAGAGTTTTTTCTTGACCTGAGTAGAACTCAAAACTTTGTCATTGCTCCATCTGTGAGTATCGCACTAGGTGAAAATACAAATTTAACGATTGAAGGCATTTACAAAGACCTAGACTTAGAAAGAACGACTTTTGGCTTACCAGCAGTTGGAACTGTACTTCCTAACCCGAATGGCAGAATCCCCAATAATCGGAACGTGAATGAAGGTATCCTCTACGCTGAGGGTTCTAGAGTTGGGTATACATTAGAGCATAATTTCAGTGAAGATTGGTCATTAAGGAATGCTTTTCAATACAGTAGGTATTATTCTACTTATACCGATCCGAATGGCGGTACTTTTCCTATTGGGCTTTTACCTGATAATCGTACTCTAGAGAGAGTATATCTTAATGAAGCCTACGACCAGCGCGACTATCGGCTTTCAACTAATGTTATTGGTAGGTTTGCAACTGGAGCAATTCAACATCAGTTATTATTCGGGATTGATTTAGGTAGACAAACGGGAGATTCTAGCGGTCTAGAAAGAGAAATTGCGCCCCTTGACTTGTTCAATCCCATCTACGGTCAGCTGCCAGGAGCGATTATACCAGGGTCTGAATATGATACCTATTCCACAACAGATGAGCTTGGCATCTTGTTGCAAGATCAGGTGGCGATCGCAGATAACTTGAAATTGCTCGTCAGCGGTCGATTTGATCTCTTCAGCCAAACCAACGAAAATATCATCGCTAACACAGAAACAAGTCAATCGGGAAGCGCCTTTAGTCCGCGTGTGGGAATCGTCTATCAGCCCACTCTACCGATTTCACTTTATGCCAACTACAGCCGCTCATTTCAGCCTGCAATTGGTAGGGCTTTTGACAATAGCACCTTTGAACCAACACGGGGTACGCAGTTTGAAGTCGGAGTCAAAGCCGATTTGAATGACAGACTTTCGACGACACTTGCTTTGTATGACATCACCCAATCAAATGTATTAACTGAAGATCCCGATAATTTAGGTTTCTCAGTACAAACAGGAGAACAGCGCAGCCAAGGAATCGAGCTTAGCCTTGCTGGTGAAATACTGCCAGGATGGAATGTGTTTGCGAGTTATGCTTATAACGATGCCCGCGTTACGGAAGATAATGTAATTCCCGTCGGTAATCGCATACAACGGACAACTCCTCATGCAGCGAGCTTATGGACAACTTATGAAATTCAACAAGGCGAGTTGCAAGGTTTAGGATTTGGTTTGGGGCTGTTTTTTGTAGGCGATCGCGCTGGAGATGCGGCGAATACATTTGAGCTTCCCAGCTACTTAACAACTGATGCGGCTATTTTTTATGAAAGAAACGGTTTGCGTGCGGCGCTGAATTTCAAAAACCTCTTTAATGTGGACTATTTTGAGGGTGCTTTTAATCGAAATCGGGTTTTTCCTGGCACGCCATTTACTGTTGAGGGAACTGTTTCCTGGACATTTTGA